In Coprobacter tertius, a single window of DNA contains:
- a CDS encoding LytR/AlgR family response regulator transcription factor — MKLTCCIIDDEPLALNLMESYVKKTPFLSLQGKYGDAVTALKEIAENCPDLLFLDIQMPELNGLEFSRIIKDRCRIIFTTAFEQYAVDSYKVSALDYLLKPISYPDFLTACNKALEWFEMKKHGISQSDHKKRIESIFVKTDYKLRQIDLKKILYIEGLKDYLKIYLEDEPHPILSLMSMKTMEELLPADQFMRVHRSFIVQPDKIKIIERNRIVFGKQYIPISDSYKNAFNEFLNKRSLLK, encoded by the coding sequence ATGAAACTGACCTGCTGTATTATAGATGATGAGCCACTGGCCCTTAACCTAATGGAAAGTTATGTAAAAAAAACGCCCTTTCTCTCGTTACAGGGGAAGTATGGCGATGCCGTGACAGCCCTTAAAGAAATAGCGGAAAACTGTCCCGACCTTTTATTTCTCGATATACAAATGCCCGAATTGAACGGTTTGGAATTTTCCAGAATTATAAAAGACCGTTGCCGGATAATTTTTACGACAGCTTTCGAGCAATATGCCGTCGATAGCTATAAAGTGAGCGCTCTCGATTATTTATTAAAACCCATTAGTTATCCCGATTTCCTTACGGCCTGCAATAAAGCACTCGAGTGGTTTGAAATGAAAAAACATGGGATATCGCAATCGGATCACAAAAAAAGAATAGAATCGATATTCGTAAAAACCGACTATAAACTCCGGCAAATCGATCTGAAAAAAATCCTCTATATCGAAGGTCTGAAAGATTATTTGAAAATTTATCTCGAAGACGAACCTCATCCGATTCTTTCCCTTATGAGTATGAAAACGATGGAGGAACTCCTGCCGGCTGATCAGTTTATGCGCGTACATCGTTCCTTCATTGTACAACCTGATAAAATAAAAATTATAGAACGTAACCGTATCGTTTTCGGGAAACAATATATCCCGATTTCCGACTCGTATAAAAACGCATTTAACGAATTTCTGAATAAACGTTCTTTGTTGAAATAA
- a CDS encoding PL29 family lyase N-terminal domain-containing protein codes for MIKFKLYVLLLLATFLVFGCSKYDDTELRKDVNDLQSRVQQLEKWCDIANGQIASLQGLVTALQNNDYVTGVTPVMEGTEEVGYTLSFTQSKPITIMHGKNGKDGITPIIGVKMYTDNQYYWTIQTGNDKADWMKDDDGNMIPTTGKDGAAGQTPVLSVAKDGDRYYWQIDGEWLKDENGQKVPATGDKGDTGPAGSDGEQGAPGEKGDSFFESVTPDTSNGTVMIKLANGTEFTLPMLSTTVSFEAYTPLQITTAETKTAVIVKLPATIKKADFAAIKADITNLAGTNTAITRTEAEKWTVALTAPTFKQDGTLDAQPTVNVTVPATAVAGETALLEVAVVDTKGNKTSSTRVLYYDNNIAVTSVTLDPPTTIVKVGKTETMTATVTPANATNKKIIWTSSDAAVATVAEGVVTGVKAGTATITATTEDGNFTATCAVTVENIAVESISLTNTAIFLNEKKNIAYTISPTDATVKTLIWSSSDPTIATVNTSTGEIEGKNAGDVTITATWTEDSRIKGTCTVMVTEKTGIVWATGNLVADGANGAKIGSPADGGLYFQFGSLIGWSGSANEDGTGIGGNLALSVVVKPIGYAGSTDWGNTDKIWQSKTATVPFTIAGSGSAEEIAGVGDPCRYYLKGNWRLPTKEDFVELFKEKGYPNKGPWKWNATTKSIYNEDGLTFPASGNRNYVSGGLGTIGISGRYWSATPLTSINNSSSLFFSNTNVNTSVSFERLNGLPIRCVQDK; via the coding sequence ATGATAAAATTTAAATTGTATGTTTTGTTGCTATTAGCAACGTTTTTAGTATTTGGTTGCTCGAAATACGACGACACCGAGTTGAGAAAAGATGTAAACGATTTACAATCACGAGTACAACAACTGGAAAAATGGTGTGATATTGCCAACGGGCAAATCGCTTCTTTGCAAGGATTGGTTACCGCCCTGCAAAACAACGATTATGTGACAGGTGTAACCCCGGTAATGGAAGGAACCGAAGAAGTAGGTTATACTCTCTCTTTCACCCAAAGCAAACCCATTACCATTATGCATGGTAAAAACGGTAAAGACGGTATAACTCCTATTATCGGGGTTAAGATGTATACCGACAACCAGTATTACTGGACTATCCAAACAGGTAACGATAAAGCTGACTGGATGAAGGATGACGATGGCAACATGATTCCTACCACAGGAAAAGATGGTGCAGCCGGACAGACACCTGTACTCAGCGTCGCTAAAGATGGAGACCGCTATTACTGGCAAATAGACGGCGAATGGCTGAAAGATGAAAACGGACAGAAAGTACCCGCCACAGGCGATAAGGGGGATACCGGTCCGGCAGGTTCAGACGGTGAGCAAGGCGCACCAGGCGAAAAAGGCGACTCTTTCTTCGAAAGTGTAACTCCCGATACCTCTAACGGTACCGTTATGATTAAACTGGCAAATGGTACGGAGTTTACGCTTCCTATGTTATCTACTACCGTGAGCTTCGAAGCTTACACTCCACTCCAAATAACCACTGCTGAAACAAAAACGGCTGTTATCGTAAAACTTCCCGCTACGATAAAAAAAGCAGACTTTGCCGCCATTAAAGCGGATATCACCAATCTGGCAGGTACAAACACGGCCATTACACGTACCGAGGCGGAAAAATGGACTGTAGCTCTCACGGCTCCCACTTTTAAACAAGACGGCACTCTCGACGCTCAGCCCACGGTAAATGTAACCGTCCCCGCTACTGCCGTCGCCGGAGAAACCGCTCTGCTCGAAGTGGCCGTAGTAGACACCAAAGGTAACAAGACATCTTCTACCCGTGTGCTCTACTATGACAATAATATTGCCGTAACAAGCGTAACTCTCGATCCGCCCACGACTATCGTAAAAGTGGGTAAGACAGAAACTATGACCGCTACCGTTACACCGGCCAACGCAACTAACAAGAAGATAATCTGGACAAGCAGCGACGCTGCCGTAGCCACCGTAGCCGAAGGTGTAGTAACAGGGGTAAAAGCAGGAACGGCTACAATTACCGCAACCACCGAAGACGGTAATTTTACCGCTACCTGTGCGGTAACCGTTGAAAATATCGCCGTAGAAAGCATTTCATTAACCAATACCGCAATTTTTTTAAATGAGAAAAAAAACATCGCTTATACGATTTCCCCGACTGATGCCACCGTCAAGACCTTGATATGGAGTAGCAGCGACCCCACCATAGCCACCGTGAATACCTCTACGGGCGAAATAGAAGGTAAAAACGCAGGTGACGTTACAATTACCGCCACCTGGACAGAAGACAGCCGTATAAAAGGTACATGCACCGTAATGGTAACTGAAAAAACGGGCATCGTTTGGGCTACGGGAAACTTGGTAGCCGACGGAGCTAATGGCGCTAAAATAGGATCACCTGCCGATGGTGGTTTATACTTCCAGTTCGGTTCACTCATAGGCTGGAGCGGTAGTGCCAATGAGGATGGCACCGGAATAGGTGGTAACCTCGCTCTGTCTGTCGTAGTGAAACCTATCGGTTATGCAGGTAGCACTGATTGGGGAAATACCGATAAAATTTGGCAAAGCAAAACAGCTACTGTTCCTTTTACCATTGCCGGGTCAGGTTCCGCAGAAGAGATAGCCGGTGTTGGCGACCCTTGCCGCTACTACCTGAAGGGTAATTGGAGATTGCCCACAAAAGAGGATTTTGTAGAGTTATTCAAAGAAAAAGGTTATCCCAATAAAGGGCCATGGAAATGGAACGCCACTACTAAATCAATCTATAACGAGGACGGACTGACATTCCCGGCTTCAGGCAATCGCAACTACGTTTCCGGAGGCCTGGGTACCATTGGCATATCGGGCCGCTATTGGAGCGCCACTCCATTAACGAGTATTAACAATAGTTCCTCCTTATTCTTCAGCAATACCAATGTGAATACAAGCGTTAGCTTCGAACGGTTGAACGGGCTTCCCATACGTTGTGTTCAAGATAAGTAA